The following are from one region of the Bradyrhizobium sediminis genome:
- a CDS encoding nuclear transport factor 2 family protein, which yields MSMIGLDKWYGYLKSHDRAALWDLLHPDAVFESPVVHTPQRGRDITFKYLSGAEKVLGGPGFAYVGEWRSANGAVLEFEKEIEGIRINGVDIITFADDGRITHFKVMVRPLKAVNLLHRLMGEQLASQ from the coding sequence ATGAGCATGATCGGCCTCGACAAGTGGTACGGCTACCTGAAGTCCCACGACCGCGCGGCGCTGTGGGATCTGCTCCACCCCGATGCGGTGTTCGAAAGCCCCGTCGTGCATACGCCGCAGCGCGGGCGCGACATCACCTTCAAATATCTGTCGGGCGCGGAAAAGGTGTTGGGCGGTCCGGGCTTCGCCTATGTCGGCGAATGGCGCAGCGCCAACGGCGCGGTCCTCGAATTCGAAAAAGAGATCGAGGGCATCAGGATCAACGGCGTCGACATCATCACCTTTGCCGACGATGGCCGGATCACCCATTTCAAGGTGATGGTGCGCCCGCTCAAGGCGGTCAACCTTCTGCACCGGCTGATGGGGGAGCAACTGGCGAGCCAGTGA
- a CDS encoding tetratricopeptide repeat protein — protein sequence MNSRVSWSVEGIDPSVRERAEAAARRAGMSLNDWLNSTIGDSAPPNFRSPHDQPQPAYRETRAVDDIHQRLDSITRQIEQISRPRPEAPRGEAPRAEPAVARQLNDAISRLDARLSQISNPAPRQAQIQDKQRQAEMVERAAAQVYRPSPPLSPASMDFAIAEIAARQNELDAPAPRPLPPRSAPSNTPAMAPAMPVAPPMPPAAPAGPDFSSLERHLFKITSQIEALQRPDGIEQSIAAFRSELAEIRHAITEAMPRRAIESIENEIRSLSRRIDDTRQSSTDGQALAGIERALGEIREVLRSLTPAEQLAGYDEAIRNLGAKLDLILRANDDPSTVQQLEGAIAALRAIVSNVASNDALARLSDDVHMLSSKVDQLARSEGNSDSFAILEQRIAALTSTLESRERPAASESTEHLESALRALSDRIDRMPVGSDNASAFAHLEQRVSYLLERLEASADQRPSVDLGRVEHALQDILSHLETQHANFAALAENSSRNVGAPQPVDSGLIDAVKRELSDIRFSQSETDRHTQDSLEAVHNTLGHVVDRLAMIEGDLRTARAQPVAPQPQMPAPHQAVAPRMAMPPQPKPELPNPAAQEHFATAPREFQAVQPPAPPVMPVAPRAISEILEPHTAQPPRPALAPDLPPDHPLEPGTRPTGRAATPSERIAASESAISEIPPAGPREHVSTSSFIAAARRAAQAAAAAQPADKSAARGPLKGAAGNKAKEPSTITSKIRSLLVGASVVVIVLGTFKMAMTLLDSGTVPPMPAMESSNEPAPSLQAPADDGAKPAMPAPAMPSMTSPKPIGRQSFNNSGPSAPDGTASVAIPQAAAIPIASPVSSADITGAIPAQPAAPASRKLLQVQVPPTERLPEAIGGPVLRTAALKGDPTAAYEIGLRFAEGKGVAANFDEAAKWYDRAAQAGVVPAIFRLGTLYEKGLSVKKDVDIARRYYMQAAERGNAKAMHNLAVLDADGGGKGASYKNAAQWFRKAADRGVADSQFNLGILYARGIGVEQNLAESFKWFSLAAAQGDEDSVRKRDDIAKRLDAQSLAAARLAIQTFTPEPQPDDAIHVAAPAGGWDSGPVQATTAKPAAKPVSTKRASR from the coding sequence ATGAATTCGCGCGTATCGTGGAGTGTTGAAGGCATCGATCCATCCGTCCGCGAGAGGGCCGAGGCCGCTGCGCGCCGCGCCGGCATGTCGTTGAATGACTGGCTGAATTCCACCATCGGCGATTCCGCCCCACCCAATTTCCGCAGCCCCCACGATCAACCGCAGCCAGCTTATCGCGAGACCCGCGCCGTCGACGACATCCATCAGCGACTGGATTCGATCACCCGGCAGATCGAGCAGATTTCGCGCCCGCGCCCCGAGGCACCCCGTGGCGAGGCTCCGCGCGCCGAGCCCGCCGTCGCAAGGCAGCTGAACGACGCGATCTCGCGTCTCGACGCGCGGCTGTCGCAGATCTCGAACCCCGCGCCGAGACAGGCCCAGATCCAGGACAAGCAGCGCCAGGCCGAAATGGTCGAGCGCGCAGCCGCCCAGGTCTATCGCCCCTCGCCGCCACTCAGCCCGGCCTCGATGGATTTTGCGATCGCGGAGATCGCGGCGCGCCAGAACGAACTCGATGCTCCCGCGCCGCGACCGCTGCCGCCGCGCAGCGCGCCTTCCAACACACCTGCGATGGCGCCCGCAATGCCTGTGGCACCCCCGATGCCCCCGGCCGCGCCGGCGGGCCCGGATTTTTCTTCGCTCGAGCGGCATCTGTTCAAGATCACCAGCCAGATCGAAGCGCTGCAGCGGCCCGACGGCATCGAACAATCGATCGCCGCGTTCCGCAGCGAACTCGCCGAAATCCGCCACGCTATCACCGAGGCGATGCCGCGGCGGGCGATCGAATCGATCGAGAACGAAATCCGCTCGCTGTCCCGCCGCATCGACGACACCCGCCAGAGCAGCACCGATGGCCAGGCGCTGGCCGGCATCGAACGCGCGCTCGGCGAAATCCGCGAAGTGCTGCGCTCGCTGACGCCGGCCGAGCAACTGGCCGGCTACGACGAGGCGATTCGCAATCTCGGCGCCAAGCTCGACCTGATCCTGCGCGCCAATGACGACCCCTCCACCGTTCAGCAGCTCGAAGGCGCCATCGCCGCGCTTCGCGCCATCGTCTCCAACGTCGCCTCCAACGACGCGCTGGCTCGGCTTTCCGACGACGTGCACATGCTGTCGTCGAAGGTCGACCAGCTCGCGCGCAGCGAAGGCAACAGCGATTCCTTCGCGATCCTCGAACAGCGCATCGCCGCGCTGACCTCGACGCTGGAAAGCCGCGAGCGGCCGGCTGCCAGCGAAAGTACCGAACATCTCGAGAGCGCGCTGCGGGCGTTGTCCGACCGCATCGACCGCATGCCGGTCGGCAGCGACAACGCCTCCGCCTTCGCCCATCTCGAACAGCGCGTGTCCTATCTGCTCGAGCGCCTCGAAGCCTCCGCCGATCAACGCCCCAGCGTCGATCTCGGCCGGGTCGAGCACGCACTGCAGGACATCCTGAGTCATCTCGAAACCCAGCACGCGAACTTCGCCGCGCTGGCCGAGAACAGCAGCCGCAACGTCGGCGCGCCGCAGCCCGTCGACAGCGGCCTGATCGATGCGGTCAAGCGCGAACTGTCGGACATCCGTTTCAGCCAGTCCGAAACCGACCGCCACACCCAGGATTCGCTCGAAGCCGTCCACAACACGCTCGGCCATGTGGTCGACCGGCTGGCCATGATCGAGGGCGACCTGCGCACGGCCCGCGCGCAGCCGGTTGCGCCGCAGCCGCAGATGCCGGCGCCGCACCAGGCCGTCGCACCTCGCATGGCGATGCCGCCGCAGCCGAAGCCTGAATTGCCCAACCCGGCCGCGCAGGAGCATTTCGCCACCGCCCCGCGGGAATTCCAGGCCGTGCAGCCGCCGGCGCCGCCTGTCATGCCGGTGGCGCCCCGCGCCATCAGCGAAATCCTCGAGCCGCATACGGCGCAGCCGCCACGCCCCGCGCTCGCGCCGGATCTGCCGCCCGATCATCCGCTCGAACCCGGCACCCGGCCGACCGGGCGGGCGGCGACGCCATCGGAGCGCATTGCCGCTTCCGAAAGTGCGATCAGCGAAATTCCGCCTGCCGGCCCGCGCGAGCATGTCAGCACCTCCAGCTTCATTGCCGCCGCGCGGCGCGCCGCACAGGCCGCCGCGGCCGCCCAGCCCGCCGACAAGTCCGCCGCGCGCGGCCCGCTGAAGGGCGCCGCCGGCAACAAGGCCAAGGAGCCTTCGACCATCACCTCCAAGATCCGCTCGCTGCTGGTCGGCGCGAGCGTGGTCGTCATCGTGCTCGGCACCTTCAAGATGGCGATGACGCTGCTCGACAGCGGCACCGTCCCGCCGATGCCGGCGATGGAGAGCTCGAACGAGCCGGCGCCTTCGCTCCAGGCGCCAGCGGATGACGGCGCCAAGCCGGCGATGCCGGCGCCCGCCATGCCCTCGATGACCTCGCCGAAGCCGATCGGCCGGCAATCGTTCAACAACTCCGGGCCCAGCGCCCCCGACGGCACTGCCTCGGTCGCCATCCCGCAGGCGGCGGCGATACCTATCGCCTCGCCGGTATCTTCAGCCGATATCACCGGCGCCATTCCGGCCCAGCCGGCCGCGCCCGCCAGCCGCAAACTCCTGCAAGTGCAGGTGCCGCCGACCGAGCGGCTGCCCGAGGCGATCGGCGGACCGGTGCTGCGCACCGCGGCGCTGAAGGGCGATCCGACCGCGGCCTACGAGATCGGCCTGCGCTTCGCCGAAGGCAAAGGCGTGGCGGCGAATTTCGACGAGGCCGCGAAATGGTATGACCGCGCGGCGCAGGCCGGCGTGGTGCCGGCGATCTTCCGGCTCGGGACCCTCTACGAAAAGGGCCTCAGCGTGAAGAAGGACGTCGATATCGCGCGGCGCTATTACATGCAGGCCGCCGAGCGCGGCAACGCCAAGGCGATGCACAATCTGGCCGTGCTCGACGCCGACGGCGGCGGCAAGGGCGCCAGCTACAAGAACGCGGCTCAATGGTTCCGCAAGGCGGCCGACCGCGGCGTCGCCGACAGCCAGTTCAACCTCGGCATCCTCTATGCCCGCGGCATCGGCGTCGAACAGAACCTCGCCGAATCCTTCAAATGGTTCAGCCTGGCGGCGGCGCAGGGCGATGAGGATTCCGTCCGCAAGCGCGACGATATCGCCAAGCGGCTCGACGCCCAGTCGCTGGCCGCGGCCAGGCTCGCGATCCAGACCTTCACGCCGGAGCCCCAGCCCGACGACGCCATCCATGTGGCGGCCCCGGCCGGCGGATGGGACTCAGGCCCGGTGCAGGCCACCACCGCGAAGCCCGCGGCGAAGCCGGTTTCGACCAAGCGCGCCTCCCGTTAA
- a CDS encoding acyl-CoA dehydrogenase C-terminal domain-containing protein, with the protein MPIYKAPVEDVSFLLNDVFQIDRYDNLPGFSDASADVREAILGEAAKLAEEVLQPLNRTGDLEGCTRHDDGRVSTPKGFKEAFKQVAEGGWLGLSAPAEYGGQGLPVTLSQVVTEFLSSANMAFSMYGGLTMGAAAALLVHGKPEQKKMFLPKMVAGEWTGTMNLTEPQCGTDLGLLRTKAVKQADGSYKITGTKIFISSGEHDLADNIIHLVLARIEGAPAGIKGVSLFVVPKILVNADGSLGARNGVTCGSIEHKMGIHGNSTCVMNYDGATGWLIGEENKGMQGMFVMMNEARLGVAVQGLAQSEVAYQNAAAYARDRLQGRALSGAKAPDKPADPIIVHPDVRRTLLTIRAFNEAARAMVVWTALKSDVAHRSSDPKDRQEADDHMGLMTPIMKGVMTDVGFSNAVLAQQMYGGHGYIAEHGMEQFVRDARIAMLYEGANGIQALDLVGRKLPRDGGRAVMAFFGEVAGFAKEHGADEAMKPFVAPLGTALGHLQQATTWLMQNAMMKPDNAGAAATDYMQLFGLVTFAYMWARMAKVTQDKIAGSGATPYLTTKLVTGRFFMERMLPETALHLARIQTGCATTMELAAEAF; encoded by the coding sequence ATGCCGATCTACAAAGCTCCCGTGGAAGACGTCTCGTTTCTGCTCAACGACGTGTTCCAGATCGACCGTTACGACAATCTTCCGGGCTTCAGCGATGCCTCCGCCGATGTGCGGGAGGCGATCCTGGGCGAGGCCGCGAAACTGGCCGAAGAAGTGCTGCAGCCGCTCAACCGCACGGGCGATCTCGAGGGCTGCACCCGCCACGACGACGGCCGGGTGTCCACACCGAAAGGCTTCAAGGAAGCGTTCAAGCAGGTCGCCGAAGGCGGCTGGCTGGGCCTGTCCGCGCCGGCGGAATATGGCGGGCAGGGGCTGCCGGTCACGCTGAGCCAGGTCGTCACCGAATTCCTGAGTTCGGCCAACATGGCGTTTTCGATGTATGGCGGCCTGACCATGGGCGCCGCCGCGGCGCTGCTGGTGCACGGCAAGCCCGAGCAGAAGAAGATGTTCCTGCCGAAGATGGTAGCGGGCGAGTGGACCGGCACCATGAACCTCACCGAGCCGCAATGCGGCACGGATCTCGGCCTGTTGCGCACCAAGGCCGTCAAGCAGGCCGACGGCAGCTACAAGATCACGGGCACCAAGATTTTCATCTCCTCCGGCGAGCACGATCTCGCCGACAACATCATCCACCTGGTGCTGGCGCGAATCGAAGGGGCCCCGGCGGGCATCAAGGGCGTGTCGCTGTTCGTGGTGCCGAAGATCCTGGTCAATGCCGACGGCTCGCTCGGCGCTCGCAACGGCGTCACCTGCGGCTCGATCGAGCACAAGATGGGCATTCACGGCAATTCCACCTGCGTGATGAATTACGACGGCGCCACCGGCTGGCTGATCGGCGAGGAAAACAAGGGCATGCAGGGCATGTTCGTGATGATGAACGAGGCGCGGCTCGGCGTCGCGGTGCAGGGGCTGGCGCAATCCGAAGTCGCCTACCAGAACGCGGCGGCCTACGCCCGCGATCGGCTGCAGGGCCGCGCCCTGTCGGGCGCCAAGGCGCCGGACAAGCCGGCCGACCCGATCATCGTGCATCCCGACGTGCGCCGTACGCTATTGACCATCCGCGCCTTCAACGAGGCGGCACGCGCGATGGTGGTGTGGACCGCTCTGAAGAGCGACGTCGCCCACCGCTCCAGCGATCCCAAGGATCGCCAGGAGGCCGACGATCATATGGGACTGATGACGCCGATCATGAAAGGGGTCATGACCGACGTCGGATTTTCCAACGCGGTGCTGGCGCAGCAGATGTACGGCGGCCACGGTTATATCGCCGAGCACGGCATGGAGCAGTTCGTGCGCGATGCCCGCATCGCCATGCTTTACGAGGGCGCCAACGGCATTCAGGCGCTCGACCTCGTCGGCCGCAAGCTGCCGCGCGACGGCGGCCGCGCCGTGATGGCCTTCTTCGGCGAAGTCGCCGGCTTCGCCAAAGAGCACGGCGCTGACGAGGCCATGAAGCCCTTTGTCGCGCCGCTCGGCACCGCGCTCGGCCATCTGCAACAGGCCACCACTTGGCTGATGCAGAATGCGATGATGAAGCCCGACAATGCCGGCGCCGCCGCCACCGACTACATGCAATTGTTCGGCCTCGTCACCTTCGCCTATATGTGGGCGCGGATGGCGAAGGTGACGCAGGACAAGATTGCGGGCAGCGGCGCCACGCCCTATCTGACCACCAAGCTCGTCACCGGCCGCTTCTTCATGGAGAGGATGCTGCCGGAAACCGCGCTGCATCTTGCGCGCATCCAGACCGGATGCGCGACCACCATGGAATTGGCGGCGGAAGCGTTCTGA
- a CDS encoding PadR family transcriptional regulator, translated as MALGDAILACLTEHPMTGYELAKTFDNSLGFFWKANHQQIYRELTKLRDRGHIQGREVVQSGKPNKLVYTLTPEGRAALRHWGARPSSPASIKDDLLVRLYALDSVDIEPLRADLMARLEYHRDRFARYERILNKRFPDGTAPPGDVGKLLGLRMGVRYERAVAEWCEEALDTLPAASAKPGSVTPIGGSRRGIKG; from the coding sequence GTGGCACTCGGCGACGCAATCCTTGCATGCCTCACGGAACATCCGATGACGGGCTACGAGCTCGCCAAGACCTTCGACAATTCGCTCGGTTTCTTCTGGAAAGCCAACCACCAGCAGATCTATCGCGAGCTCACCAAGCTGCGCGACCGCGGCCACATTCAGGGCCGCGAGGTCGTGCAGTCGGGCAAGCCCAACAAGCTCGTCTACACCTTGACGCCCGAAGGCCGAGCCGCGCTGCGGCACTGGGGCGCGCGGCCGAGCAGTCCGGCTTCGATCAAGGACGATCTCCTGGTGCGGCTCTACGCGCTCGACAGTGTCGACATCGAGCCGTTGCGCGCCGACCTCATGGCGCGGCTGGAATACCACCGAGATCGTTTCGCTCGCTACGAGCGCATCCTCAACAAGCGCTTCCCTGACGGCACCGCACCACCGGGAGATGTCGGCAAGCTGCTCGGACTTCGCATGGGCGTTCGCTACGAGCGCGCCGTGGCGGAGTGGTGCGAAGAGGCGCTCGATACCCTGCCGGCGGCGAGCGCGAAGCCAGGCAGCGTCACGCCGATCGGCGGCAGCCGGCGCGGCATCAAGGGATGA
- a CDS encoding acetyl-CoA C-acetyltransferase has translation MPEAYIYDHVRTPRGRGKPDGALHEVTALALATAPLKALKERNNLKKDVVDDVILGCVDPVGEAGSDIARFAALKSGLGEAVPGIQISRFCASGLDAVNFAAAQIMSGQHELTIGGGAESMSRVGIGASGGAWPMDPSMAVPAYFMPQGVSADLIATKYGFSRDDVDAYAVQSQQRAAKAWEEGRFKKSVVPVKDINGLTILDKDEHMRPTTTMQSLGQLQPSFVAMGQMGGFDAVAIQSHPEIERINYVHHAGNSSGIVDGAGAVLLGSKEAGAKHGLKARAKIRAFANIGSEPAMMLTGPVDVTEKLFERSGMKKSDIDLFELNEAFASVVLRYMQAFDIDSSKINVNGGAIALGHPLGATGAMILGTVLDELERTNKSTALVTLCIGGGMGTATIIERV, from the coding sequence ATGCCTGAGGCCTATATCTACGATCATGTTCGCACGCCGCGCGGCCGCGGCAAGCCCGATGGCGCGCTGCATGAGGTGACTGCGCTGGCGCTGGCGACGGCGCCGCTGAAGGCCCTCAAGGAACGCAATAACCTCAAGAAAGACGTCGTCGACGACGTCATACTGGGTTGCGTCGATCCGGTCGGCGAGGCGGGTTCGGATATCGCGCGCTTCGCGGCGCTGAAGTCCGGTCTCGGTGAAGCCGTTCCCGGCATCCAGATCAGCCGGTTCTGCGCCTCGGGCCTCGATGCCGTGAATTTCGCGGCCGCCCAGATCATGAGCGGCCAGCATGAACTCACCATCGGCGGCGGCGCCGAATCGATGAGCCGCGTCGGCATCGGCGCCTCCGGCGGCGCCTGGCCGATGGACCCGTCGATGGCGGTGCCGGCCTACTTCATGCCGCAGGGCGTGTCGGCCGATCTGATTGCCACCAAGTACGGATTCTCGCGCGACGACGTCGACGCCTATGCGGTGCAGAGCCAGCAGCGCGCGGCGAAGGCCTGGGAGGAAGGTCGCTTCAAGAAATCGGTGGTGCCGGTCAAGGACATCAACGGCCTCACCATCCTCGACAAGGACGAACATATGCGCCCGACCACGACGATGCAGTCGCTCGGTCAACTGCAGCCGTCATTCGTGGCGATGGGACAGATGGGTGGCTTCGATGCGGTGGCGATCCAGTCGCATCCGGAAATCGAGCGCATCAATTACGTCCACCACGCCGGCAATTCGTCGGGAATCGTCGATGGCGCCGGCGCCGTCCTGCTCGGCAGCAAGGAAGCTGGCGCAAAGCACGGCCTGAAGGCGCGCGCGAAAATCCGCGCCTTCGCCAATATCGGCTCGGAGCCGGCGATGATGCTGACCGGTCCGGTCGACGTTACCGAAAAGTTGTTCGAACGCTCGGGCATGAAGAAATCGGACATCGATCTCTTTGAGCTTAACGAAGCCTTCGCCTCGGTGGTGCTGCGCTACATGCAGGCCTTCGACATCGACAGTTCCAAGATCAACGTCAATGGCGGCGCGATCGCGCTCGGCCATCCGCTCGGTGCCACCGGAGCGATGATCCTCGGCACCGTGCTCGATGAGCTCGAGCGCACCAACAAGTCGACCGCCCTGGTGACGTTGTGCATCGGCGGCGGCATGGGCACCGCGACCATCATCGAGCGGGTGTGA
- the gstA gene encoding glutathione transferase GstA: MKLYYSPGACSLSPHIALLEAGIPYDLVKVDLRAKKLENGDDYLKINPKGQVPALALDNGDLVTEGPVIVQMIADKVSAKSLAPARDSAERYKLLEWLNFVGTELHKNFGPMFSPVLADDAKAFFKDRVMGKFKYLDGVLAGHDYLMGKQFTVADGYLFTMLSWADRMKFDLSAMPNLLAYKARVAARPKVQEALTKEGLMKAA; the protein is encoded by the coding sequence ATGAAACTGTATTATTCGCCCGGCGCCTGCTCGCTCTCCCCCCATATCGCGCTGCTGGAAGCAGGTATTCCCTACGACCTGGTCAAGGTCGATCTGCGCGCCAAGAAGCTCGAGAACGGCGACGACTACCTGAAGATCAACCCGAAGGGCCAGGTCCCGGCGCTCGCGCTCGACAACGGCGATCTGGTGACCGAAGGCCCGGTCATCGTGCAGATGATCGCCGACAAGGTTTCGGCCAAGAGCCTCGCGCCCGCCCGCGACAGCGCCGAACGCTACAAGCTTCTGGAGTGGCTCAACTTCGTCGGCACCGAACTGCACAAGAATTTCGGCCCGATGTTCTCACCGGTGCTGGCCGACGACGCCAAGGCGTTCTTCAAGGACCGCGTGATGGGCAAGTTCAAGTACCTCGACGGCGTGCTTGCCGGCCACGACTACCTGATGGGCAAGCAGTTCACCGTCGCCGATGGCTATCTGTTCACCATGCTGTCCTGGGCCGACCGGATGAAGTTCGACCTCTCCGCGATGCCGAACCTGCTCGCCTACAAGGCCCGCGTTGCAGCGCGCCCGAAGGTGCAGGAAGCCCTCACCAAGGAAGGCCTGATGAAGGCGGCGTAA
- a CDS encoding 3-hydroxyacyl-CoA dehydrogenase NAD-binding domain-containing protein, which translates to MAFKNFKVETDADGIVLVTWDTPGRSMNVLDETSVVELEEIVKQTSADVAVKGVVITSGKEALCAGADLSMLEGMSQQYAGMLKSKGEVAANQMLFDQSRRFSQVFRNIETSGKPWVAAINGLALGGGFELTLSCHYRVAAENPKTRLGLPEVKVGLFPGAGGTQRVPRIVSPQDAMQLLLKGEAINLARAKALNLIHAIVPAGEMIKAAKDWIKGGGKAVAPWDEKGFKLPGGPVYSKMGMQMFPAGNAIYRRETFDNYPAARAIMSCVYEGLQLPIDAALRVESRYFTQVLRSNEAAAMIRSLFLSMQELNKGARRPQNVPPTKVKKLAVIGAGFMGASVGYVSARAGIDVVLIDRDQESADKGKGHAKAVIDDLIKKGRAKESDRDAILGRISATADYNVLKDCDLIIEAVFEDRKVKAETYAKAQPLLKSDAIFASNTSTLPINSLAEEFKDQGKFIGIHFFSPVEKMMLVEIIVGKNTGDVALATALDYVRVIGKTPIVVNDSRGFFANRCVLRFTAEGLEMLMEGVPPAMIENTAKMAGMPVGPLSLSDEVALDLVLKIMKATEADLGANAIDQSQKKLLVEMVEKQGRFGRKNGKGFYDYPEKGKGQKSLWTELGGLQPKHLDPDTLDIEELKQRFLVVQAVEAARTVEDHVITDMREADVGSILGFGFAPFTGGTLSYIDFMGTKKFVELCHKLEAKYGSRFTPPKLLVEMAAKGETFYGRFPPKKLAEKAA; encoded by the coding sequence ATGGCCTTCAAGAATTTCAAGGTAGAGACCGACGCCGACGGCATCGTGCTGGTGACATGGGACACCCCGGGCCGTTCGATGAACGTGCTCGACGAAACCTCGGTTGTCGAACTCGAGGAGATCGTGAAGCAGACCTCGGCCGACGTCGCGGTGAAGGGCGTCGTCATCACCTCGGGCAAGGAAGCGCTGTGCGCCGGCGCCGACCTGTCGATGCTCGAGGGCATGAGCCAGCAGTATGCCGGGATGCTGAAAAGCAAAGGCGAGGTCGCGGCCAACCAGATGCTGTTCGACCAGAGCCGCCGGTTTTCGCAGGTGTTTCGCAATATCGAGACCTCCGGCAAGCCGTGGGTCGCCGCGATCAACGGGCTGGCGCTCGGCGGCGGCTTCGAACTGACGCTGTCCTGCCACTACCGCGTTGCCGCCGAAAATCCCAAGACCCGCCTCGGACTGCCCGAAGTCAAGGTCGGCCTGTTCCCCGGCGCCGGCGGCACCCAGCGCGTGCCGCGCATCGTGTCGCCGCAGGATGCGATGCAGCTGCTGCTGAAGGGCGAGGCGATCAATCTCGCCAGGGCCAAGGCGCTGAACCTGATCCACGCCATCGTTCCCGCCGGCGAGATGATCAAGGCGGCCAAGGACTGGATCAAGGGCGGCGGCAAGGCGGTCGCGCCCTGGGATGAGAAGGGCTTCAAGCTGCCCGGCGGCCCGGTCTACTCCAAGATGGGCATGCAGATGTTCCCGGCCGGCAACGCGATCTACCGCCGCGAGACCTTTGACAATTATCCGGCGGCGCGCGCCATCATGAGCTGCGTCTATGAAGGCCTGCAGTTGCCGATCGACGCGGCATTGCGCGTCGAATCCCGCTACTTCACCCAGGTCCTGCGCAGCAACGAAGCCGCGGCAATGATCCGCAGCCTGTTCCTGTCGATGCAGGAATTGAACAAGGGGGCGCGGCGTCCGCAGAACGTGCCGCCGACCAAGGTCAAGAAGCTCGCCGTGATCGGCGCGGGCTTCATGGGCGCCAGCGTCGGCTACGTCTCGGCCCGCGCCGGCATCGACGTGGTGCTGATCGACCGCGACCAGGAGAGCGCCGACAAGGGCAAGGGTCATGCCAAGGCCGTGATCGACGACCTGATCAAGAAGGGCCGCGCCAAGGAGAGCGACCGCGACGCCATCCTCGGCCGCATCAGCGCCACCGCCGACTACAATGTGCTGAAGGATTGCGATCTCATCATCGAGGCGGTGTTCGAGGACAGGAAAGTAAAGGCGGAAACCTATGCCAAGGCGCAGCCGCTGCTGAAATCCGACGCGATCTTCGCCTCCAACACCTCGACGCTCCCGATCAATTCGCTGGCGGAAGAGTTCAAGGACCAGGGCAAGTTCATCGGCATTCACTTCTTCTCGCCGGTCGAGAAGATGATGCTGGTGGAAATCATCGTCGGCAAGAACACGGGCGACGTCGCGCTCGCGACCGCGCTGGATTACGTGCGCGTGATCGGCAAGACCCCGATCGTGGTCAACGACAGCCGAGGCTTCTTCGCCAACCGCTGCGTGCTGCGCTTCACCGCCGAAGGCCTGGAAATGCTGATGGAAGGCGTGCCGCCGGCGATGATCGAGAACACCGCCAAGATGGCCGGCATGCCGGTCGGGCCGCTGTCGCTGTCAGACGAAGTGGCGCTCGATCTCGTGCTCAAGATCATGAAGGCGACCGAAGCCGATCTCGGCGCTAATGCCATTGACCAGAGCCAGAAGAAGCTCTTGGTCGAGATGGTCGAAAAGCAGGGCCGCTTCGGCCGCAAGAACGGCAAGGGCTTTTACGATTATCCCGAAAAGGGCAAGGGCCAGAAGAGCCTGTGGACCGAGCTTGGCGGCCTGCAGCCGAAGCATCTCGATCCCGATACCCTCGACATCGAGGAATTGAAGCAGCGTTTCCTGGTGGTGCAGGCGGTGGAAGCCGCGCGCACCGTCGAGGATCACGTCATTACCGACATGCGCGAGGCCGATGTCGGCTCGATCCTCGGCTTCGGCTTCGCGCCGTTCACCGGCGGCACGCTGTCCTATATCGACTTCATGGGCACCAAGAAGTTCGTCGAACTGTGCCACAAGCTGGAAGCCAAATACGGCTCGCGCTTCACGCCGCCGAAACTGCTGGTCGAGATGGCGGCCAAGGGCGAGACCTTCTACGGCCGCTTCCCGCCGAAGAAGCTGGCGGAGAAGGCGGCGTAA
- a CDS encoding MarR family winged helix-turn-helix transcriptional regulator has protein sequence MKRKPSTEATAAWIRLMRVQSRVLDAVEQDLKKAGFPPLAWYDALLELSRAPSGEMRPVELEKQMLIPQYSTSRLIDRLVDEGLAARRECKIDKRGQFVEITEAGRELQKKMWSAYSAAIEKYVGSKLSDTDAAKLCGLLDRLGCSCGEAQALAARDGAPAR, from the coding sequence ATGAAACGCAAACCATCGACCGAGGCGACCGCCGCCTGGATCCGCCTGATGCGGGTCCAGAGCCGGGTGCTCGACGCCGTCGAGCAGGATTTGAAGAAGGCCGGCTTTCCGCCGCTGGCCTGGTACGACGCGTTGCTCGAACTGTCGCGCGCGCCGTCGGGCGAGATGCGCCCGGTCGAGCTGGAAAAGCAGATGCTGATACCGCAATACTCGACCTCGCGGCTGATCGACCGGCTGGTGGACGAGGGCCTGGCTGCGCGGCGCGAATGCAAGATCGACAAGCGCGGCCAGTTCGTCGAGATCACCGAGGCCGGGCGCGAACTGCAGAAGAAAATGTGGAGCGCCTATTCGGCCGCGATCGAAAAATACGTCGGCTCGAAATTGTCCGATACGGATGCCGCCAAGCTCTGCGGTCTGCTCGACCGGCTGGGCTGCTCCTGCGGCGAGGCGCAGGCGCTCGCCGCGAGAGATGGCGCGCCCGCCCGATGA